In Edaphobacter paludis, a single window of DNA contains:
- a CDS encoding cellulose synthase family protein, translated as MLVAPHGFGHYWKTHYADKTFEHLYRWNTFDTCMLIPYFIVMVILAFYGIHRYQLVWLYYKNKKNAPKWDEPPARFAEGQLPFVTVQLPMFNEQFVIDRLMEAVCQLEYPRDRLEIQVLDDSTDETQTVAREMVERYASGAMGMPPQPIFYLHRTNRHGYKAGALDKGLDVARGELVAIFDADFVPPPRWLMQVVHHFAEPEIGMVQTRWTHLNRNYSFLTQVEAILLDGHFVLEHGGRSRSGVFFNFNGTAGMWRRQTITDAGGWQHDTLTEDTDLSYRAQLVGWKFKYLQDVECPAELPIEMTAFKTQQARWAKGLIQTAKKILPQVMKSDAPWHTKLEAWYHLTANISYPLMIILSVLLMPAMIIRSWQGYLQMLLIDFPLFMASTMSVSTFYLVSQKELFPKAWHKRIFYVPFLLALGGIGLTITNTKAVMEALFGVKSAFARTPKYKVLKKGEKSQAKVYRKRLGIVPWIELVLGAYFAWTVWYAVSTENFFTVPFLLLFVFGYWYTGLLSLLQGRFERGGSAGQEMHEKPYPIGI; from the coding sequence ATGCTGGTAGCTCCGCATGGCTTTGGCCATTATTGGAAGACCCACTACGCCGACAAGACGTTCGAACACCTGTACCGGTGGAATACGTTCGATACGTGCATGTTGATTCCCTACTTCATCGTGATGGTGATTCTGGCGTTCTATGGGATTCACCGGTATCAGCTGGTCTGGCTCTATTACAAGAACAAGAAGAATGCGCCAAAGTGGGATGAGCCGCCCGCGCGGTTTGCCGAAGGCCAGCTGCCGTTTGTGACGGTGCAATTGCCGATGTTCAACGAACAGTTTGTGATCGATCGGCTTATGGAAGCTGTGTGTCAGCTTGAGTATCCTCGCGACCGGCTTGAGATTCAGGTGCTGGATGACTCGACCGATGAGACCCAGACCGTGGCCCGGGAGATGGTAGAACGATATGCTTCGGGCGCCATGGGAATGCCGCCACAGCCGATTTTTTATCTACACCGCACCAACCGGCATGGGTATAAGGCCGGAGCGTTGGACAAAGGCCTCGATGTTGCAAGGGGCGAGCTGGTGGCGATATTCGATGCGGACTTTGTGCCTCCGCCACGGTGGCTGATGCAGGTGGTGCACCATTTTGCCGAGCCGGAGATCGGCATGGTGCAAACGCGCTGGACGCACCTGAACCGGAACTATAGCTTTCTGACTCAAGTCGAAGCCATCCTGCTGGACGGGCACTTTGTATTGGAGCATGGCGGGCGCAGCCGGTCTGGTGTGTTCTTCAACTTCAACGGCACGGCAGGGATGTGGCGGCGGCAAACGATCACGGACGCTGGCGGATGGCAGCACGACACGCTGACAGAGGACACCGACCTCAGCTACAGGGCGCAACTGGTGGGGTGGAAGTTCAAGTATCTCCAGGATGTGGAGTGTCCGGCGGAGCTGCCGATTGAGATGACCGCCTTCAAGACGCAGCAGGCGCGCTGGGCGAAGGGACTGATCCAAACGGCGAAGAAGATTCTGCCGCAGGTGATGAAGAGCGATGCGCCGTGGCATACCAAGCTCGAGGCGTGGTATCACCTGACGGCGAATATCAGCTATCCGCTGATGATCATACTGAGCGTGCTGCTCATGCCAGCGATGATTATCCGGAGCTGGCAGGGCTATCTGCAGATGCTGCTGATCGACTTTCCACTGTTCATGGCGAGCACGATGTCGGTGTCGACGTTTTATCTTGTCAGCCAGAAGGAGCTGTTTCCCAAGGCATGGCATAAGAGGATCTTCTACGTGCCGTTTCTGCTGGCGCTGGGAGGCATTGGGCTCACGATCACCAATACCAAGGCCGTCATGGAAGCCCTCTTTGGTGTAAAGAGCGCATTCGCGCGGACTCCGAAGTACAAGGTGCTGAAGAAGGGTGAAAAGTCCCAGGCCAAGGTCTACCGGAAACGGCTGGGGATTGTGCCGTGGATCGAGCTGGTGCTCGGAGCTTACTTTGCGTGGACGGTCTGGTATGCCGTCTCCACGGAGAACTTCTTCACTGTGCCATTCCTGCTTCTGTTTGTGTTCGGATACTGGTACACCGGCCTGCTGAGCCTGCTACAAGGGCGGTTTGAGCGAGGCGGAAGTGCTGGGCAGGAGATGCACGAGAAGCCTTATCCGATTGGGATATGA